Proteins from one Triticum aestivum cultivar Chinese Spring chromosome 7A, IWGSC CS RefSeq v2.1, whole genome shotgun sequence genomic window:
- the LOC123149783 gene encoding transport and Golgi organization 2 homolog has translation MYGEKYQVNTQPYTRRTVAKQGSYLEARSKEPPEAMCIAAWIWQAHPQHQLLLLLNRDEFHSRPTKAVGWWGEGSMKILGGRDVLGGGTWMGSTKDGRLAFLTNVLEPDVMPGARTRGDLPLRFLQGNKSPLEVATEVAKEADEYNGFNLILADLTRNVMVYVSNRPKGQPATIQLVSPGLHVLSNARLDSPWQKAIRLGKNFREFIRKHGDDEVEAKDIADRLMTDTTRADKDRLPNTGCDPNWEHGLSSIFIEVQTDEGLYGTRSTAVLSVNYDGEASLYEKYLESGIWKNHTVHYQIELPMRT, from the exons ATGTACGGGGAGAAGTATCAGGTAAACACACAACCATACACAAGGCGCACGGTTGCAAAACAAGGGAGTTATTTAGAAGCAAGGAGTAAGGAACCACCTGAAGCCATGTGTATCGCTGCATGGATTTGGCAGGCTCACCCTCAGCACCAGCTCCTGCTGCTGCTCAACAGAGATGAGTTCCATAGCAG GCCTACAAAGGCAGTAGGATGGTGGGGGGAGGGCTCAATGAAGATTCTTGGTGGCAGGGATGTACTTGGTGGAGGAACATGGATGGGGAGCACCAAAGATGGCAGACTTGCCTTCCTGACCAATGTGCTCGAGCCTGATGTGATGCCTGGCGCACGCACTAGGGGAGACCTGCCCCTCAGGTTCCTGCAG GGCAACAAGAGCCCACTGGAGGTTGCAACTGAAGTCGCAAAAGAAGCTGATGAGTACAATGGCTTCAACCTTATACTAGCTGATCTAACCAGGAATGTCATGGTTTATGTGTCAAACCGGCCAAAGGGGCAGCCTGCGACGATTCAGCTCGTCTCACCAGGACTCCATGTGTTGTCCAATGCAAGGCTAGACAGCCCTTGGCAGAAG GCAATTCGCCTTGGTAAAAACTTCAGGGAGTTTATAAGGaagcatggtgatgatgaagttgaagCGAAGGATATAGCTGATAGACTAATGACTGACACCACGAGGGCTGATAAAGATAGGCTGCCAAACACCGGTTGTGATCCCAACTGGGAGCACGGTCTGAGCTCCATCTTCATCGAGGTGCAAACTGACGAA GGGCTCTATGGGACAAGGAGCACAGCAGTTCTTTCAGTGAACTATGATGGAGAAGCTAGCTTATATGAGAAGTACCTCGAGAGTGGTATATGGAAGAACCACACAGTGCATTACCAGATAGAATTGCCAATGCGCACCTAA
- the LOC123149784 gene encoding probable tRNA-splicing endonuclease subunit Sen2 encodes MDMAGPRWKKGKDGKDFAALAAAHPMSSIVAELQSSLKGSKLVATLSCRGRDATLGVNLQQAALLNRAAFGRALDNAEAEKQWFQLGAEEVFYLYHGLKCISVSESKKLLSEGELWDHLCSASESFPEMYKAYSHLRSKNWVVRSGLQYGADFVAYRHHPALVHSEFAVVVVPEGAEFGGRCGRLNVWSDLLCALRASGSVAKALLVLTISSSNCGLSSPDCLEQLVVHERTITRWIAQQCREQRSELCREEAEKEEQYHARETVAFNYLGVILGFTVLSSLLVYTLRFL; translated from the coding sequence ATGGACATGGCGGGTCCAAGATGGAAGAAGGGCAAAGATGGCAAGGACTTTGCAGCTCTGGCAGCAGCTCACCCCATGTCAAGCATTGTTGCTGAGCTCCAGTCCTCGCTGAAAGGCTCGAAACTTGTGGCAACTTTATCTTGTCGGGGCAGGGATGCGACCCTCGGTGTGAATCTGCAGCAAGCTGCACTTCTTAACCGTGCGGCCTTTGGCCGGGCGCTGGATAATGCCGAAGCAGAGAAACAGTGGTTCCAGCTGGGGGCTGAGGAGGTCTTCTATCTTTACCATGGTTTGAAGTGCATCTCAGTGTCAGAGAGCAAGAAGCTGTTGAGCGAAGGGGAGCTGTGGGATCACTTATGCTCTGCATCGGAGTCATTTCCCGAGATGTACAAGGCATACTCGCATCTCAGATCGAAGAACTGGGTGGTGCGGTCAGGTTTGCAGTATGGTGCAGATTTTGTAGCTTACCGTCATCACCCAGCACTCGTCCACTCAGAGTTTGCTGTGGTTGTTGTTCCAGAAGGAGCGGAGTTCGGCGGTAGGTGTGGCCGCCTGAATGTGTGGTCTGATCTACTGTGTGCACTCCGAGCTTCTGGCAGTGTGGCCAAGGCACTGCTGGTTCTAACCATCTCCAGCAGTAATTGTGGATTGAGCTCCCCAGATTGTTTAGAACAACTGGTTGTTCATGAGAGAACAATTACTAGGTGGATAGCGCAGCAGTGCCGTGAGCAGCGAAGTGAACTGTGCAGAGAAGAAGCAGAGAAGGAAGAACAATATCATGCAAGAGAAACTGTAGCCTTCAACTATTTGGGCGTAATACTAGGCTTCACAGTTCTTTCTAGCTTACTTGTATACACGCTGAGATTCCTATAA